One Candidatus Lernaella stagnicola DNA window includes the following coding sequences:
- a CDS encoding DNA-processing protein DprA, giving the protein MAAIRLSRLPGVGAKRYRELLDQCGTPERALALMGGDDQDVADGKARLDHAVARVVAYCDRGGRGTYYGASDYPAPLHELTEPPPYLFRSGPLWPLDKRSIAIVGARDPSPEGRRFAFELAGAMAARGYTIISGGARGVDAAAHEGALAAGGRTVLVTATGIDRHYPPENTYLFGKMRERGLILTELLPGTPPRRDFFPTRNRIITGLSQALLVVCGRRRSGTYSSYRHMCKLARPIVVWSGARGENAEIVSMAKQEGVPDLADPDPDALEKMLTG; this is encoded by the coding sequence ATGGCCGCGATTCGACTCTCGCGTCTGCCGGGTGTCGGGGCGAAACGCTATCGCGAACTGCTCGACCAATGCGGCACACCGGAAAGGGCCTTGGCGCTCATGGGCGGCGACGACCAAGACGTCGCCGACGGGAAAGCCCGCCTGGACCATGCCGTGGCGCGCGTCGTCGCCTATTGTGATCGCGGCGGCCGCGGTACGTACTACGGCGCGAGCGATTATCCGGCACCGCTGCACGAGTTGACCGAACCCCCGCCGTACCTGTTTCGCAGCGGTCCGTTGTGGCCGCTCGACAAGCGTTCCATCGCCATTGTCGGAGCACGCGACCCGAGTCCGGAAGGGCGGCGTTTTGCCTTTGAGTTGGCCGGGGCGATGGCAGCGCGCGGCTACACCATCATCAGCGGCGGGGCACGCGGCGTCGACGCCGCCGCCCACGAAGGCGCTTTGGCCGCGGGCGGTCGCACGGTGTTGGTAACCGCCACGGGTATCGACCGTCACTATCCGCCCGAAAACACGTACTTGTTCGGAAAGATGCGGGAGCGTGGATTGATCTTGACCGAGCTGCTGCCCGGTACGCCGCCGCGGCGTGATTTTTTCCCGACGCGCAACCGCATCATCACCGGTTTGTCCCAGGCATTGCTGGTGGTCTGCGGTCGTCGACGCAGCGGCACGTATTCTTCGTATCGTCACATGTGCAAATTGGCGCGGCCTATTGTGGTGTGGTCGGGCGCGCGGGGTGAAAACGCGGAGATCGTCAGTATGGCCAAGCAAGAAGGTGTTCCGGACCTGGCCGACCCCGACCCAGACGCATTAGAGAAAATGTTGACCGGGTAA